Proteins from one Listeria weihenstephanensis genomic window:
- a CDS encoding arsenate reductase encodes MKKRLIYFLSKRHIRSAMAEAWAKKLTVNNVQFISGSWRTNQTPPFVADALHEYAMEPPASMPATPSQALLNEADLIVTIYDSSSELAPGFPDELREKIMYWDIKDPEQSTEEPVKWAHYQEVCDNIATSVKGLEKVLI; translated from the coding sequence ATGAAGAAAAGACTCATTTATTTTCTATCTAAAAGGCATATTCGCAGTGCTATGGCTGAAGCTTGGGCAAAGAAGTTGACGGTTAACAATGTTCAATTTATTAGCGGCTCTTGGCGTACCAATCAAACACCGCCATTTGTTGCCGATGCGCTACACGAATATGCGATGGAACCACCAGCATCGATGCCTGCCACTCCAAGTCAAGCTTTATTAAACGAAGCCGATTTAATCGTCACCATCTATGATTCCAGTTCCGAACTCGCTCCTGGATTCCCAGACGAATTGCGTGAAAAGATTATGTATTGGGATATTAAAGATCCAGAACAATCTACCGAAGAACCTGTTAAATGGGCTCATTACCAAGAAGTTTGTGATAACATCGCGACATCCGTTAAAGGTTTAGAGAAAGTTTTAATATAA
- a CDS encoding cation diffusion facilitator family transporter, with the protein MDNYEDLKRGERGAWLSIIAYIFLATLKIVIGSLGNSDALQADGLNNTTDIVASVALLIGLKISRIPPDKDHLYGHRRTETISSLIASFIMFLVGIEVIWQAFLAFIHQEFATPSVLTAIVALFSGVVMYIVYIINNNLAKKVDSQAVRAAAYDNRSDAYVSFGTFIGITGAVIGISWLDNLTAFLVGVLIIYTAWKIFFDAAHTLTDGFDIGKIETIHTIIAEVPQVHEVLDIKARMNGNRIWIDATISVKADLSVAESHIITEKIETAIRESYPNAYTLVHIEPYFAGADTE; encoded by the coding sequence ATGGATAATTACGAAGATCTAAAAAGAGGGGAGCGTGGCGCATGGCTTAGTATCATCGCCTACATTTTCCTAGCTACTTTAAAAATTGTCATTGGTTCGTTGGGGAATTCTGATGCACTCCAAGCCGATGGATTAAATAATACGACCGATATCGTGGCTTCCGTCGCGCTTCTTATCGGTCTTAAAATTTCACGTATTCCGCCAGATAAAGACCATCTTTACGGCCACCGACGCACAGAAACAATCAGCTCCTTAATCGCGTCTTTCATTATGTTTCTCGTTGGGATCGAGGTCATTTGGCAAGCATTTCTAGCATTTATTCATCAAGAATTCGCGACACCTTCCGTACTTACCGCGATTGTAGCGCTATTTTCAGGCGTGGTCATGTACATCGTCTACATCATCAACAATAATCTGGCGAAGAAAGTCGACAGTCAAGCCGTCCGAGCCGCCGCCTACGATAACCGCTCCGATGCTTACGTAAGTTTTGGAACATTCATCGGTATAACGGGCGCTGTGATCGGTATTTCCTGGCTCGATAATCTCACCGCATTCCTTGTCGGCGTCCTCATTATTTATACTGCTTGGAAAATATTTTTTGATGCCGCCCACACGCTTACCGACGGATTTGACATCGGCAAAATCGAAACCATCCACACGATCATCGCCGAAGTCCCTCAGGTTCATGAAGTCCTTGATATCAAAGCACGTATGAACGGTAACCGCATCTGGATTGACGCCACGATTTCCGTGAAGGCCGATCTAAGTGTTGCCGAAAGCCATATCATCACAGAAAAAATTGAAACCGCGATTCGCGAATCCTATCCAAACGCCTACACACTCGTCCATATTGAGCCTTATTTTGCTGGAGCAGATACCGAATAA
- a CDS encoding hemolysin family protein, with translation MILTTKFLVIALLIAISAFFVATEFAIVKMRPSRLDQLISEGNKRATLAKHIYTHMNAYLSACQLGITISSLGLGWLGESTVEAALHPLFVLFEWPSSVTSVLSFAIAFILITFLHVVVGELVPKTLAIDKTEAVALSVARPLHIFYKIMFPFIWLLNESAVVIAKLFGLETANDHEIAHTEEELRIIVGESYKSGEINQSEFSYVNKIFDFDERMAKEVMIPRTEIVTVDSGGTIADLSDIMKYERYTRYPVIEGDKDHIIGVLNLKEILSAYVENGSDPSFSTDPYVKPIIRVIETIPIKELLIRMQRERSHIAILLDEYGGTSGLVTVEDIVEEIVGDIRDEFDADEIPEIRKIKDGHFIIDAKVLIDQINNMLGTDIEEEEVDTIGGWFLTHNYEVEIGDEIENSGYIFRVKEAEPHHISYIEVFKKENKEA, from the coding sequence TTGATATTAACCACTAAATTTTTAGTTATCGCTTTACTAATTGCAATTTCCGCCTTTTTCGTTGCGACCGAGTTCGCCATCGTAAAAATGCGTCCGAGCCGTTTGGACCAACTGATCTCAGAAGGTAACAAACGTGCGACTTTAGCAAAACACATCTATACACACATGAACGCCTACCTTTCTGCCTGCCAGTTAGGTATCACAATCAGTTCACTCGGACTAGGTTGGTTAGGAGAATCGACCGTCGAGGCCGCCTTACATCCACTATTTGTGCTGTTTGAATGGCCAAGCTCCGTGACATCTGTTCTTTCCTTTGCGATTGCGTTTATTCTGATTACCTTTTTACACGTCGTTGTTGGTGAGCTCGTTCCAAAAACACTTGCCATTGACAAAACAGAGGCTGTCGCGCTTTCAGTAGCTCGCCCATTGCATATTTTCTACAAAATCATGTTCCCTTTCATCTGGCTTTTAAATGAATCTGCGGTAGTTATCGCCAAATTGTTTGGTTTAGAAACAGCCAACGACCACGAAATTGCCCATACGGAAGAAGAACTGCGAATCATTGTTGGCGAAAGTTACAAGAGCGGTGAAATCAACCAATCCGAATTCAGCTATGTAAACAAGATTTTCGATTTTGACGAGCGAATGGCCAAAGAAGTCATGATTCCTCGTACCGAAATCGTAACTGTTGATTCTGGCGGTACCATTGCCGACCTATCCGACATTATGAAATACGAACGCTACACACGTTATCCCGTTATTGAAGGCGACAAGGATCATATCATCGGTGTACTGAACTTGAAAGAAATCCTTTCTGCGTACGTTGAAAATGGCTCCGATCCGTCCTTCAGTACTGATCCATACGTAAAACCAATCATCCGCGTTATCGAGACAATTCCGATTAAAGAATTGCTTATCCGGATGCAGCGCGAACGTTCCCATATCGCGATTCTACTCGACGAATATGGCGGAACATCAGGACTTGTCACAGTCGAGGACATCGTGGAAGAAATCGTGGGCGACATTCGCGATGAATTTGATGCCGACGAAATCCCTGAAATTCGCAAAATAAAGGACGGTCATTTCATCATCGACGCTAAAGTCCTGATCGATCAAATTAACAACATGCTTGGCACAGATATCGAGGAAGAAGAAGTCGATACTATCGGTGGCTGGTTCCTAACACATAATTACGAAGTCGAAATTGGTGACGAGATTGAGAACAGCGGCTACATTTTCCGAGTAAAAGAAGCCGAACCACATCATATTTCGTACATCGAAGTCTTCAAAAAAGAGAATAAAGAAGCATAA
- a CDS encoding VOC family protein has protein sequence MLHHVEINVSNLEEARLFWDELLLGLGYSLYSEWGAGVSWMYEETYLVFVQTEARFLEAGYHRGHTGLNHLAFHVERRADVDWWTAKFRERGIPILYEDRHPFAGGPNYYAVFAEGPDRMKVELVAKEKDQKI, from the coding sequence ATGTTGCATCATGTGGAGATAAATGTATCTAATCTGGAGGAGGCACGCTTATTTTGGGATGAGCTACTTCTGGGATTGGGCTATTCGCTTTATTCGGAATGGGGAGCTGGCGTTAGTTGGATGTACGAGGAGACGTATTTGGTTTTTGTACAGACGGAAGCGCGATTTTTGGAGGCTGGGTATCATCGGGGACATACGGGACTGAATCATTTGGCTTTTCACGTGGAGCGGCGAGCGGATGTGGATTGGTGGACGGCTAAGTTTCGGGAACGAGGGATTCCCATTTTGTATGAAGACCGGCATCCTTTTGCTGGTGGACCGAATTATTATGCGGTTTTTGCGGAAGGTCCAGATCGGATGAAAGTTGAACTTGTGGCAAAAGAAAAGGATCAAAAAATCTAG
- a CDS encoding DNA alkylation repair protein: MEDLVQYMRAHADSEEKRAMEQYMRNQFAFLGLRSPVRRVLYREFVAEHGKPLDSVATARELYAQTEREFCYLAIDMLTKDVKKQSADVIDFYEQLVVTEPWWDTVDLLASTLVGGHFRLYPELISEYNAKWIDGDNIWLARTAILFQLKYKEATDFNLLFANCEKWLDSDEFFIQKAIGWALRQYAKFEPEVVREFVESHALSPLSRREALKHL; this comes from the coding sequence ATGGAGGACTTGGTTCAGTATATGAGGGCACACGCGGATTCCGAAGAGAAGCGGGCGATGGAGCAGTATATGCGAAATCAGTTTGCATTTCTTGGTTTGCGTAGCCCTGTGCGGCGGGTACTTTATCGGGAATTTGTTGCGGAACATGGTAAGCCGCTGGATTCTGTTGCTACGGCGAGAGAGCTTTACGCGCAAACGGAGCGGGAATTTTGCTATTTGGCCATTGATATGTTGACGAAAGATGTGAAGAAGCAATCGGCCGATGTGATTGATTTTTATGAGCAATTGGTTGTTACGGAGCCCTGGTGGGATACGGTGGATTTATTGGCCAGCACGCTTGTTGGAGGACATTTTAGATTGTATCCAGAGTTGATTAGCGAGTATAATGCGAAATGGATTGATGGCGATAATATATGGTTGGCGCGCACGGCGATTTTGTTTCAGTTGAAGTATAAGGAGGCAACGGATTTTAATTTGTTGTTTGCAAACTGTGAAAAATGGCTGGATTCGGATGAGTTCTTTATTCAAAAGGCAATCGGTTGGGCGTTGCGGCAATATGCTAAATTTGAGCCTGAGGTGGTTCGTGAATTTGTGGAATCGCATGCTTTGTCTCCGCTTAGTCGGCGGGAAGCACTCAAACATTTGTAA
- a CDS encoding aldo/keto reductase, with protein sequence MVNSFQARYRLNNGVMIPYLGMGVFQVTEQQHVTGAIEKALEIGYRSFDTGAVYNNEKLVGQAIGHSDVAREDLFISSKIWNGDQGYDKVLTAFEHTLANLGVDYLDMYLIHWPLTEMYTETWRAMERLYEEKMVRAIGVANFKEHHLANLAVKANVKPAIDQVETHPLLPQNELRTYLAEHGIAHGAWSPLAKGALFQNPVIEEIARKHEVHVDQVILRWHMERNTITMPRSISAKRTFENAQLFDFKLDAEDMKRIGQLESGKRVGPDPDDVDFMLASMEKERAMFS encoded by the coding sequence ATGGTCAATTCATTTCAGGCACGTTATCGTTTAAATAATGGTGTGATGATTCCTTATCTTGGCATGGGCGTTTTTCAAGTGACTGAGCAGCAACATGTGACGGGTGCGATTGAGAAGGCGCTGGAAATTGGATACCGTTCTTTTGATACGGGCGCGGTTTATAACAACGAGAAATTAGTTGGGCAGGCGATTGGTCATAGTGATGTCGCGCGTGAGGACCTTTTTATTAGTTCGAAAATTTGGAATGGGGATCAGGGCTATGATAAAGTTTTGACTGCATTTGAACATACGCTTGCGAATTTGGGCGTGGATTATTTGGATATGTATTTAATTCATTGGCCGCTGACGGAAATGTATACGGAAACGTGGCGGGCGATGGAACGTTTATATGAAGAAAAGATGGTGCGTGCGATCGGTGTTGCGAATTTTAAGGAGCATCATTTGGCGAATCTGGCGGTGAAGGCGAATGTGAAGCCAGCGATTGATCAGGTGGAAACGCATCCACTATTACCACAAAATGAGCTGCGAACGTATTTGGCGGAGCATGGAATTGCGCATGGTGCTTGGTCGCCACTCGCGAAGGGTGCGCTGTTTCAAAATCCTGTGATTGAGGAGATTGCCCGGAAACATGAGGTGCATGTGGATCAGGTGATTTTGCGGTGGCATATGGAGCGCAACACGATTACGATGCCGCGTTCGATTAGTGCGAAACGGACGTTTGAAAATGCGCAATTATTTGATTTTAAATTGGACGCGGAAGATATGAAGCGGATTGGTCAGTTGGAGAGCGGGAAACGTGTGGGGCCAGATCCGGATGATGTTGACTTTATGTTGGCGAGCATGGAGAAGGAACGGGCGATGTTTTCTTAA
- a CDS encoding DUF47 domain-containing protein → MAFKNKKDRFASLLHDMAVNLREGANYFASYDIETGEDLHTFSEKMKEYETHGDSLVHKMILELNDAFITPIEREDMLELTNRLDDVMDGFEQIAFTFEICHIKRFDDYMQKFIDAIEASTVEIEKAVDLVFDKKLKDVRTLAIKIKNYESICDEVYRESLIQLFQNEENPIRLIRMKEVYENFEEIADSCQSVANTLESIVMKNA, encoded by the coding sequence ATGGCTTTTAAAAATAAAAAGGACCGTTTTGCTTCACTATTACATGACATGGCAGTAAACCTACGTGAGGGCGCTAACTATTTCGCTTCTTACGACATTGAAACTGGGGAAGACTTACATACTTTTTCGGAGAAGATGAAGGAGTACGAAACACACGGTGATTCACTTGTCCACAAAATGATCTTAGAACTAAACGATGCCTTCATCACGCCAATTGAGCGCGAAGACATGTTAGAACTAACAAACCGATTAGATGACGTAATGGACGGCTTTGAACAAATCGCCTTCACATTCGAAATTTGTCACATCAAACGATTTGACGATTACATGCAAAAATTCATTGACGCGATCGAAGCAAGTACTGTAGAAATTGAAAAAGCAGTAGACCTCGTTTTTGATAAAAAATTAAAAGATGTACGCACATTAGCTATTAAAATAAAGAACTACGAATCCATTTGTGATGAAGTATATCGCGAGTCTCTGATTCAATTATTCCAAAACGAAGAAAACCCAATCCGTTTAATTCGGATGAAAGAAGTATATGAGAATTTTGAAGAAATCGCAGACAGTTGTCAAAGTGTAGCCAATACGCTTGAATCAATTGTTATGAAAAACGCGTAA
- a CDS encoding inorganic phosphate transporter, whose amino-acid sequence MEGMLFITVVIVIAALAFDLINGFHDTANAIATSVSTKALKPKHAIVLAAVMNFVGAISFTGVAKTITKDIVDPFSLPHGDIVILAALLSAIMWNLLTWYFGIPSSSSHALIGSIAGGAIAAAGFGALEYKGFLTIIIGLIVSPFLAFGVGFLIYSLFKVFLKNLNLSSTNRRFRYIQVGTAALQSYTHGTNDAQKSMGIITLALIANGFQQTDDVQLWVQVSCAIAMAVGTSIGGWKIIKTVGGKIMKIKPVSGVAADLSSVFIIFGATFIHLPVSTTHVISSSILGVGTAHRVKGVKWDTAQRMIITWIITLPISATLAAAIYYVLRFLLV is encoded by the coding sequence ATGGAAGGTATGTTATTTATAACGGTTGTCATAGTTATTGCAGCGCTAGCGTTTGACCTTATCAACGGATTTCATGACACAGCCAATGCAATTGCAACAAGTGTCTCAACAAAAGCTCTAAAACCAAAACACGCGATCGTCTTGGCCGCAGTGATGAACTTTGTCGGTGCAATCTCCTTCACTGGGGTTGCCAAAACAATTACGAAAGACATTGTCGATCCATTCTCACTACCACATGGCGATATCGTAATCCTAGCAGCACTCTTGTCTGCTATCATGTGGAACTTACTCACGTGGTACTTCGGTATCCCAAGTAGTTCCTCTCATGCCCTGATCGGTTCTATCGCTGGTGGAGCCATTGCCGCAGCAGGATTTGGCGCACTCGAATATAAAGGCTTCTTAACTATTATCATTGGCCTCATCGTGTCTCCATTCCTAGCATTCGGAGTTGGTTTCCTAATCTATAGCCTGTTCAAGGTATTCTTAAAGAACTTAAACCTATCATCAACAAACCGCCGTTTCCGCTACATTCAAGTCGGAACAGCAGCACTCCAATCCTACACACACGGTACAAATGACGCCCAAAAATCAATGGGTATCATCACACTTGCTTTGATCGCTAACGGGTTCCAACAAACCGATGACGTTCAACTGTGGGTACAAGTATCCTGTGCGATCGCGATGGCCGTTGGTACATCGATCGGTGGTTGGAAAATCATCAAAACAGTTGGCGGTAAGATCATGAAAATCAAACCAGTAAGTGGTGTAGCGGCAGATCTAAGCTCCGTGTTCATCATCTTCGGTGCCACTTTCATTCACTTACCAGTAAGTACCACACACGTTATCAGCTCCTCCATCCTTGGTGTTGGAACAGCCCACCGTGTGAAAGGCGTTAAATGGGATACCGCGCAACGCATGATCATTACTTGGATCATCACACTGCCAATCTCAGCCACACTTGCAGCCGCTATTTATTACGTACTACGTTTCTTACTAGTATAA